The following are encoded together in the Cryptococcus neoformans var. neoformans JEC21 chromosome 9 sequence genome:
- a CDS encoding lectin, putative — MRRNPTLSLLSLTALTAISGVNAAESEDSLASVIERTVPLRTHSLAAPYVDTDLQNRWWDFGGDTIINTNKHVRLTQDKPSQSGWLWARMPLSVSNWQIDVEFKVDGKAHNIFGDGWAFWLTSDRAKQGPVFGSVDWFKGIGIFFDTYANSKHAYTFPRVSAMLGDGKTSYDHDRDNEANEIGGCSENFRRRGDVPTKARLTYVKGRALQLKLQTKKSDEWKICFETNVDLPESPYIGFSAATGDVSDDHDIVAVNTYSLTLKPEYRASKSSSDSKSKSKSDGKQAAMNANTNGMSGKGRKEVKSGGTGWFMFILKVIGVLAFIAFAVAAFKTYNEQQKSKRHW, encoded by the exons ATGCGCCGAAATCCGACTCTATCTCTCCTTTCACTCACAGCACTTACAGCCATCTCAGGCGTGAATGCCGCCGAATCAGAAGATTCTCTGGCGTCCGTCATCGAGCGGACTGTCCCTCTTCGCACCCATTCCTTGGCCGCGCCCTATGTCGATACTGATCTACAGAACCGGTGGTGGGATTTCGGTGGGGATACTATTATT AATACAAACAAACATGTCCGCCTCACCCAAGACAAACCTTCCCAGTCCGGCTGGCTTTGGGCTCGCATGCCTCTCTCTGTATCCAACTGGCAAATCGATGTCGAGTTCAAAGTTGATGGCAAGGCGCACAATATCTTTGGAGATGGTTGGGCATTTTGGTTGACTTCTGACCGGGCGAAGCAGGGGCCGGTTTTTGGAAGTGTGGATTGGTTCAAGGGGATTGGTATTTTCTTTGATAC TTACGCAAACTCGAAACATGCTTACACTTTCCCTCGAGTAAGCGCAATGCTAGGCGACGGCAAGACGTCGTATGACCACGATCGGGATAACGAGGCGAATGAGATTGGGGGCTGCTCAGAAAACTTTAGGAGGAGAGGGGATGTCCCGACAAAGGCAAGATTGACCTATGTCAAGGGCAGAGCTCTACAG CTTAAATTACAAACCAAAAAGTCGGACGAGTGGAAAATCTGTTTTGAAACGAACGTGGATCTTCCAGAAAGTCCTTACATTGGGTTCTCAGCTGCTACCGGAGATGTTAGCGACGATCACGA TATCGTCGCGGTAAACACCTATTCTCTCACTCTCAAACCCGAATACCGCGCATCCAAATCCAGCTCTGACTCTAAGTCTAAGTCTAAGTCTGATGGAAAGCAAGCAGCTATGAACGCGAACACCAATGGGATGAGCGGTAAAGGTCGAAAGGAAGTGAAGAGCGGTGGTACTGGATGGTTCATGTTTATCCTGAAG GTCATTGGTGTGTTGGCATTCATCGCTTTTGCTGTAGCCGCTTTC AAGACGTACAACGAGCAACAGAAGTCGAAGAGACATTGGTAA
- a CDS encoding glutathione S-transferase, putative: MCRAFPLHSIFRIATVSHTAIRNMTASSLPSSPIPSPRRPESFPPEATTVTPKLHLFTAATPNGYKPSILLEELHDAYPDNPEIVYDFTQLRFDHTDQKKPEFLKINPNGRIPALVDDSVEGGHSVFESASILLWLVERYDKEYKFWFKDPLQRSKALSWIFFAHGGVGPMQGQANHFFRYAPEKIPYGIKRYQDETARLYSVLESQLAKSDSQGYLVGGKFSVADINVFPWVRSYSWAGVDITPFPNVAKWLERIEARPATYKGLGVPERRKGKRSKEEEEEDAREASKWVMDGQKK; encoded by the exons ATGTGTAGAGCGTTTCCTCTCCATTCCATCTTCCGCATAGCAACAGTAAGCCACACAGCCATCCGCAACATGACCGCCTCCTCTTTGCCGTcctctcccatcccttctccccgCCGTCCGGAGTCCTTCCCCCCTGAAGCCACCACCGTTACACCCAAGTTGCACCTCTTCACAGCTGCTACCCCCAACGGATACAAACCCTCTATCCTTCTTGAAGAGCTCCACGATGCGTATCCCGACAACCCCGAGATTGTATATGATTTCACACAGTTGAGATTCGACCATACCGATCAGAAGAAACCAGAGTTCTTGAAGATCAACCCAAATGGGCGAATTCCGGCGCTTGTGGATGATAGTGTGGAAGGTGGGCACAGTGTATTCGAAAGCGCGAGTATTTTGTTATGGCTGGTTGAGAGGTATGATAAAGAATACAAGTTTTGGTTCAAAGACCCGCTCCAGAGGAGTAAGGCGTTGAGCTGGATCTTTTTTGCCCATGGCG GTGTCGGACCTATGCAAGGTCAAGCCAACCACTTCTT CCGATACGCCCCCGAAAAGATCCCATACGGTATCAAACGCTACCAAGATGAAACGGCCCGACTTTACTCTGTCCTCGAAAGTCAACTCGCCAAATCTGATAGCCAAGGATACCTCGTCGGAGGTAAATTCTCTGTGGCCGATATCAATGTGTTCCCTTGGGTCCGATCTTACTCCTGGGCCGGTGTTGATATTACACCTTTCCCAAATGTGGCCAAATGGTTAGAAAGGATTGAAGCGAGGCCAGCAACATATAAGGGTTTGGGTGTGCCTGAGAGgcggaagggaaagagaagtaaggaggaagaggaggaggatgccAGGGAGGCTTCAAAATGGGTCATGGATGGGCAGAAGAAGTAA